Proteins from one Ranitomeya variabilis isolate aRanVar5 chromosome 1, aRanVar5.hap1, whole genome shotgun sequence genomic window:
- the LOC143794168 gene encoding uncharacterized protein LOC143794168, whose translation MLRRLWVEVAKSLWDGSDSASAKDKGNFLKKLRTRWRSMKDRFNKGLRTEEEQSRSGAAAAKSVPYKYHRALQFLRPILGRRQTHSSTLERARPAGADLHESPSDPSQPSHSDSRLAPPSGEPAAGPSGVPLPEASGAPSFGNSRQRQRASDRPAMPEFLHLSTVFQNCFKALSDKMDTRLSNIDRRLETMESELSSPAKHFFSTIAKGMVEHLTPELQISVMQACNTAYVRALQQARVMQSATMPVVPSLASMTPTPAAEPLQPPHRGPRAERRHHRHYSIVPPTPAPARPSSSRSRHSGGAAAGEKRKRKRRRTHTEALAAPIQTPSARRGSSRSRSSQGQPRTWQRLVLPPPSPTDVAVSSPVYPAEGLDLPSSLLDSGSASSSSPHSQTPETYHSPLVAEVDTP comes from the exons atgttgaggcgtttgtgggtagaggtggcaaagtcgctgtgggatggctctgACAGCGCTTCAGCCaaggacaaaggcaactttc ttaaaaagttgaggaccagatggcgatccatgaaggaccgtttcaataaggggctccgtactgaggaggagcaatctcggagtggtgctgctgcggccaagtctgtgccctacaaataccacagggcactacagttcctaagaccgatccttggccgccgaca gacacacagcagcaccctcgagcgagctcgccccgcaggagcggaccttcatgaatcgccatctgacccgtcacagccctcccacagcgacagcaggcttgcaccaccatctggagaaccggcagccggtccatcaggtgttcccctgcccgaggcctctggcgcaccttcgttcgggaattcccgacagcgccagcgggcctcggacaggccagccatgcccgaatttttgcatttgagcacggttttccagaactgtttcaaggcgttgagcgataaaatggacactcgtctgtccaatatcgaccggcgccttgaaactatggaatccgagctctcgagtccggccaaacatttttttagtaccattgctaagggcatggtggaacaccttacgccggaactccagatttcggtgatgcaggcctgcaacactgcctacgtgagggctctgcagcaggctcgggtcatgcagtcagcgacaatgcccgtagtgccgtcgctggctagcatgactccgactcctgctgcagagccactccagccaccccaccgaggtccacgtgccgagcgacgccaccacaggcactatagcattgtgccgccgactcctgctcctgccaggccctcatcctcccgtagccgtcattctgggggagctgccgcgggagagaAGAGAAAAAGGAAACGAAGGAGGACACAcacggaggctctggctgctccaatacagacaccaagtgcgcgtcggggctctagccgcagcaggagcagccagggccaaccaagaacctggcaaaggcttgtgttgcctcctccctcccctacagatgtcGCGGTTTCATCAccagtataccctgcggagggtttggacctgccatctagcctcctggactctggctcagcatcctcttcctctccccattcccaaacACCAGAGACTTACCATTCACCGCTGGTAgcggaggttgataccccctaa